The DNA sequence CTCTGCCTAGTTTTGATACTTTTAGAACTAGCCATAAAGCTAGTTTTAGTCTTTTTTAGAAGCAGTGGAATTTCGCCGTATCCCTTAAAGTACTAGTGAGTGCTCTTCTCGCTAGTACGCACGGCGATTAAATTCCTCTGTCTAGTTTGAGATACTTTCTTTATTTAAAACTAGCCATAAAGTGTGGAAAAATGCCGCTTCCATATTTTTATACTTGTCTTACAATGAAAAAAATCAGGTGGGGTAACCTGATTTTTTCAATCGGAACATTGTCAAGTTTATCTATGAAAGGGGTACGTCCAGGGGTTTGTGACGTCTATTAAACACATACACTTTAGGGGGAGCTATGTGATTCCTTTCACAACTTTAATTTATCAGAGTTCATGTATGAAAGCAATCAAGTCGTGATCTTTTTCACAAAATCGTCAAATACTCTTTTCAAATCTAATTTAATATATATAAATGAATGAATTGCATAATTATCGTCCCTTAAAAATAGTACCTCCCTAATTATCTCATTTAGTATTCTTAGAAAGTGAATGATGAAATTTATTATTAAATAAAATCAATGAAAAAAGAACATCTTTGTCTATTTTCTAATATACCTGCATATTTGTTAATAAAAGGAGTAGTCAGGCTGTCTATGTTTATTAATTAACTAAAGGAGGGGGACTAGATTTGCTTATTTTTCTCATATTTATGTTCCTATGTATTGTTGTTTGTTTCTTCTTAGTTATATTAAGTTTGTTACATTTGTTCCCTTTTTGGGTCTCTATGCCATTGCTGTTGCTTTCCATTATCATTTTTACACACACAATAAATGAGCGGCATCGCTTTAAGGGATTTAGACCATCAAGGTAGAAAGAGGGTGACTCAAAAGGTTTGGAATTTACCTTTTAGGTCACCCTCTTATTACTTTTAATGTAAAGCCCATATTATCGCACTTGCAACTTTTTATGCTTCAGATAATAACTCCTCTAACTCTGTTAACGTTTCTTCAAACACTGCTAGTGCTTGCTTAATTGGTTCGGAAGACGTCATATCCACTCCAGCCTTTTTAAGTACTTCAATTGGATAATCTGAATTACCTGCCTTTAAGAAATGGTCAATGTATCTTTGAACAGCTGGTTCACCTTCATCAAGAATTTGCTTTGCTAATGCCGTCGCTGCACTATACCCTGTAGCATATTGATATACATAAAAATTGTAATAAAAATGAGGAATTCTTGCCCATTCTAATGCAATTTCATCATCAATAACGATGTCATCTCCAAAATACTTTTTATTTAAATCATAATACATACTACTGAGAAGGTCTGGTGTTAACGGTTCTCCGTTTGCTGCTTTTTCATGCATTAATTTTTCAAATTCTGCAAACATCGTTTGACGGAAAACAGTTCCCCTAAAACCTTCAAGGAAATGATTTAATAAATATAAACGCTTCTGCTTATCATCTGTCACCTTTAATAAATAATCATTTAATAAGGCTTCATTACAAGTAGATGCTACTTCTGCAACGAAAATCGAGTAATTTGCATAAGGATAAGGTTGATGTTTTCTCGTATAATAGCTATGAACGGAATGTCCAAACTCATGTGCTAAAGTAAATAAGTTATTGACATTGTCCTGCCAGTTCATCAAAATGTATGGCATCGTTCCGTATGCTCCCGATGAATAGGCTCCACTTCTTTTTCCAACATTTTCTTCAACGTCTACCCATCTATTATTGAAGCCTTCTTCAACTATAGATACATATTCCTCACCAAGTGGTGCTACCCCCTTTGTAACAAGATCTTTTGCTTCCTCATAAGGGATTTTCATATCTACTTCTTTTACTAATGGTGTATAAAGATCATACATATGAAGCTCATCTACACCAAGAACCTTCTTACGTAGCTTTACATAACGGTGCAATAAATGTAAATGATCGTTTACAGTTGAAACTAGCTGATCATACACCACCTCTGGTATATCATTTTTACTTAGTGCTGCCTGCCTTGCCGATTCATAATTTCTTACATTTGCATTAAAAATGTTCCTTTTTACATTACCACTAATTGTGCTAGCAAAAGTATTTTTAAATTTACCATAAGTATCATATACGGCCTTAAATGCATCTGATCGAACTCTTTGATCGTCACTTTCTAAAAATCGAATATAACGTCCATGTGTAATTTCGATTTCATTACCTTCTTCATCCTTCACAGAGGGAAACTTCATATCTGCATTATTTAACATTCCAAATGTATTTGAAGAACTATCCGTTACTTCGCTTACTTGTGCTAATATTGATTCCTCTTTTTCACTTAATACGTGAGGTCTTTGACGATTTATCTTTTCTAGTGCGTGCTTATAAAGCTTGAGTTCATCTTTTTCATCTAGAAATTGGTTAATCTTTTCCTCTGGAATAGAAAGAAGTTCAGGTGTAACAAAAGAAGCCGCATTAGATACTTGTGATAATAATTGACTTGCTCGGTCATTCAAACCTTGATAAAAAGAATTCGTAGTATCTTGATCATATCGCATATGAGCATATGTATACAATTTCCCAAGAAGAATTGATACTTCATCTTGGTATTTTAAGAGATCATATAATGAATCTGCTGATTCTCCTAGCTTTCCTTTAAATTCCTTTAGTTTCGGTAGCATCTCTTTCACTTGAGAAAAGTCCTTTTCCCAATCATCGTTTGTTGCATAAATATCCTCTAAATCCCATGTTAACTCTTTTGGGATTTCATCTCTTTTTGGTAAAGATGTCGTATTTGCCATAGAAAAAGCCCTCCATATATTTTATTAATATAGTTTTCTGTTACATTATTCGATAAAAAAATAAAAATCCCTTTCCATTTCAAAAAATATTTCTAAACTCGAATGATTATTCCACTACATTGCTACATAATCCCCCCTCTATCTTGCTTTGAATGTATAAATCATCCATACATAGTGTGTCCAGCTGTTTATTTATATTAATATGATGTATAACAAAGTATACATTATTATATTGTTTCTTCAATACGTTAAAATACGTAAGCATATCAAAAAATTCCGTGATTGCTTCAAATAGAAGCTCCTTTGGATGTTTCCCTAAAGGTCTTAAGTGAAATATCCCAATTTCTATAAGGTAATATAATTGATTCATTATTTTACTAGCCTCAATTTTACCGTTTAGTATATTCTTATTAATACATTCTATAATTATCCATGATTGCCACCACATTGGGGCTGTATTGAAGTAAAAATTTGATTGTAAAGGTAAGCAGCCAAGCGCGGGAAAGTAATTGAGGTTAAGTTGATACTGTTGAAATATTCGTAGCATTGCTTTTTCTGTACGTGTCATTGATAAATAACACTTTTGACGTCTTAATTTAATTTCATATTGCCAGTGTGTGTAAAACGTTTTTAAAAAATGAGTGTATGATATTGTAGGGGTCAGCCCTTTTAGTGAAAATAACTGAACGGGAGATATATTAAAGTCGCTGTGAAGAGGAAAAATAATCGTTTTTTGTCTTGTTACATATTTAAAGTTTGTATATATAGTCCAAACAGAGTCCTTAATGTCTAAATAAATTGCGTGCCATTGAGGTGATGGCCGCATTAGCAACGCATCTAATACGTTTGTCTTTCTCATGATAGGATGAGAAAATTTATTCTTTAAACCAATCCAAATCGGCACAAATCCTTGTTCTAAATAATTATGATCCCGTCTTCTATGAACTTCTTCTGAAAGAAAGGCTCTTTGTATTTCAATGACATACTTTACTTTTTTTATTTCCACATACACATCAGGTCGTTGTTTCATTTTTGGAATATACCATTCCACTTTCGGATGAAACCCATGCTTTTGAAGCCAATTTGCGACCAAAAGCTTTCCTTTTTTGTGATCTTCTGTTTCTCTTTTTTCCGTACATTGACTATCAGGCATATGTGAAAAATGCCAAGATTGTTGTGTGCCTAGCTTTAGTATCACTTTTTCCTTACAAATAAAACATTCGTATTCAAATATACTTCTATCTCTTTCCAACTCCTCTCTCGTCCAATTTTTATTTAGTAAATGTAGAATAGAACCGTTACTGCGCATAGCAACAAACAAGAAAAACACCTCTTTCTCAGGTTTAATATACTTTTTTGGGGATATATCATTTAGAAAGGGTCGGACGGTATCCCACCTTCAAGTAAGATACCGACTATAAAAGCGGAGATAATAGCCTTGAGGTAGATTCAATGACTTTATGTGAAAAAGAACGATTTTTAAATACATCTTCTCGAATTACTGTAGAGTGTTCCATATCGTATATAAAATCACTCACTAACCGCTCTACACTAGACGTTTGGTAAAGAAAGGCGTTCACTTCAAAATTTAAATGAAAGCTTCTCATATCCATATTGGCTGTACCGATCGATGCAATTTCATGGTCAACAATAATTAACTTACTGTGCATGAATCCTCGATTATATTCATAAATTTTTACACCAGCCTCCAACAGTTCAGGAAAATAGGATCTTGAAGCATAAAAAACAATACGTTTATCAGGTCTATTAGGAACTAATATCCGAACATCAACACCGCTAAGAGCAGCAATTTTTAAGGCACTTAAAATATCTTCATCTGGGATAAAGTATGGTGAAGCAATCCAAATCGACTTGTTTGCAGATGTAATCATCGTAAAAAATAACTTTTTTAAAATTTCCCACCTGCTATCCGGACCACTCGCGATCATCTGAACGCCACCATCATCTGGCTTAGATGCTAAACTAGGAGATAAATAATTTTGATGGAAGGCATTTTCCTTTGTTTCATAATACCAATCTCTTAAAAATATAAGTTGTAAGCTGCGAATAGCCTCTCCTTGAACAAAAAGATGTGTATCTCTCCAATGTCCGAAATATCTATTTTTCCCTAAGTATTCATCCCCTATATTTAATCCTCCAATAAATGCATAAGTTGTGTCAACAACAATAATTTTTCGATGATTACGGTAATTGATTCTATGATTAAATAATGGAAATTTCACTGGGGAGAACGGGACAATTTTTACACCAGCCTGTCGCATCTCTTCCACATAATCATTATTTAGTTTCCAGCTACCAACAGAGTCATATAAAAATCTTACTGCAACGCCAGCTTTCGCTTTATCTATAAGAATCTGCTTGATTTCCTGCCCAATCTCATCATGTCGTACGATATAATACTCAAGGTGAATGTGGTTCTCGGCTTTTTTTAAAGCTTCCACTATATATGTAAACGTTTCCTTCCCATCAGTCAATACTTTTGTCTCTGTTTGAAACGAGATCGGATTATTGCCTATTTTATTAGCTAACCTAAATAGCTTTTGCTGATGGTCTGACATTCTTTTTAGCTTCGTCTCATCAAGGGGACGGTTGCCCTCCATATGGTGAAAAGCCTGTTCATCTTCAATCGCTTTTTTATTGAATGATTTTCTTTTCCTTACATTTTGACCAAACATTAAATAAAAGAAAAAGCCTACTATCGGGAATGTACCTAACACTACTAACCAAGTTACTGTTTTTGTTGGATTTCTATTTTCAAAGAATATAACGACTGCAATAAAAAAAGCGGATAAAGAAAACAAAATACTAAATACACCGACAACCCAGCTCTCCCAATATTGTCGTGTAGCAAATAATACAATACATAGAATTGTTAAAAAGACAATTAATTGAATACGTTTTAACATAATTTTCCCCTTTTTATCTCTCTATGCTCTATCTTTAAATATACTATGAATTAATCATTTAGGAAACAAAAAGCCGATGGAATCCATCGGCTTTTGTTAAAATATCCCATTAAGACTTTTTACTTAAGAAAACTTTGAACGTAATTGGGACAATGCATTTTCGGCAAAGATTTCTTTTCCATACTCTGAAATTCGATGTATCGTTATGTCCGATTCATAACCGTATTCGAGCATACGACTAAGAAGGTTATCTTGCTCATCATCAGTATACGTTTCGTCTAGCGTCACGTATACATAATAGACCCCCTCAAAGCTATACATGCTTGTTTCAACTTCATCATAAAAGACATGACTTAAAGAAATGATGTCTTCGAGATCCTTAAATCCTAGAACAACACTTAAAGAATGATCTTTTACTAATTCAGTATCTTTATCACCGGCAAACTGACTATCAAGCATATCGACAATATTATTATCCACTGGCATATCATCCTTTTCTTCATCCATTGGGATTTCAAGTTTAAGGTTTCCATCACCACTCATTTGTCCGCGCGTTACGATAATCTCTAATCCTTTTTCTAGTGCGTGTACTTGCACCCACAACGGCCCATTTAATTCGAAACTTTCTTGATCATTTGCTTCGTTCATCATTTCGAAAAAAAGTTCTTCTCCACGTTCACGGTTATACCATATTTCATCTTTATGAAAACCGCGACGTTCCATGTCGTGGTAGGTAATATAAAACTTAATCGTAGTATCGTTTATTCTCTCAATTTCCATTTGTTCTCACCCTTTCTTAGAGTCTTGCGTCTACATTGAGAACAACCACCTTATAAGTTATGAGTATTTTATACCCAATTAAGAAAAAAGTAAACAACTTATGATTGCCAATAACAACTTTCTTTTTTCTAACTACAATTATACAATATTACCTTCGAATTTAAAAACTTTGTGATATTGTATAGTATGTTCATAGCCTTGGAAAAAATGACCTTAATTTTAGTCCTTCTACGCATTAATTTTTTACTACTTCAACATATTCCCCCACCTTGGGTAGCTCCAGCTTCTCCCACACTTTGTTTATATCAAATTACCAACAGCTTTTTACCGATCTACCTCTGTGAAATTCCTTTCTCTGCATAGCAAATGAAAAAGAATGAAAGTAAGTTCTGAAATAGTAAGAGCTTGTATATATATTATTGAAGATTCCTTGTCTATTAGACGATGACTATATTTAAAAATAACTAATTCTATTTTAATTGGATAACTAAGGAGGAATCAACCTTTGAGCTCAGAATTTATCATTTCTCTTCTTACAATTATTGGTATCGACATTATACTTGGTGGTGACAATGCAATCGTTGTTGCTCTAGCGTGTAGAAAGCTACCACCACATTTAAGAAACAAAGCAATCATTGCTGGTATTATGCTCGCCATTGCCGCTAGAGCAATCCTCACACTTGTCGCCGTTCAATTATTGGCTATACCATACTTAATGAGTATTGGTGGTATATTGCTCCTTTGGATTGCCTTTAAATTAATGACGAATACAGAAGAAGATCACGATATTAGAGGAGAAGCAAAAGTGAGTGATGCGATTAAAACAATCGTAGTAGCTGATGTAGTCATGGGCTTTGATAATGTACTAGCTGTTGCTGGTGCTGCTAATGGAAACGGAGTACTAGTATTAATAGGACTTTTAGTTTCTGTCCCAATTATTATTTGGGGAAGCAAGCTTATTCTTTACTTAATGACTAAATTTTCTTTTATCATTTATATTGGTGCTAGTATCCTCGTATACACAGCAGCAAAGATGATCTTACACGAAGCTGCAGTTTCAGATTTCATTGATCGTGTTGGAGTAAATGCAACGATGTTCACAATATTACTTGTAGTTCTAACTTTATTAGGAGGCTGGCTGTACAATCGTAAAGCTCTTCAATCTTAAAAACCTGCTATAAAATGAAGAGGGTGACTTAAGGTCAATAACAACCTTTCTAGTCACCCTCTTACTTATTATTCATTTACTAATTTTTTTGTTGCTTCTTGCAGCTGGAAAGTTCTTACTTTTCTTGGTAAGAATCTGCGAATCTCAGCCTCATTATAGCCTACTTGGATTCGTTTTTCGTCAAGAATTATCGGACGTCTTAACAGACCGGGATTATCACTAATTAACTGAAATAATGTTTGTAGCGGCAAAGCATCTACCTCAACATCTAATTCTTGAAAAACCTTAGAACGAGTAGATATTATTTCATCTGTTCCATCCTCAGTCATTCTTATTACTTCCTTTACCTCTTCAACAGATAAAGGCTCTGAAAAAATATTTCTTTCAACAAATTCAATATTGTTTTCTTGCAACCATGCTTTTGCCTTTCGACAAGAAGTACAACTTGGTGATGTAAATAGTGTAACCATGTATATATTCCCCTTTCCATAATTTGTCCAAGAGAAGCGTGTATGTGAATGAATTGATATCTTATGTTTACAATATGTATTATACTATAATTATTATAATTTGGATAGAACTTTTTTTAAAAGTTGACTTCTAATAATGGTATCGTTTTTTTACTCTAACAGTAGTCAATTACCCAATAAAACAAATATTAAAACGTATTTCTAATGAAAATATGAAGTTTTTTTTATATTTTTTATAAATTAGACCTATATCCTAACCAATTCCAACAAAAAAAGTGCTTATTTTACATAAAGTGATATTTTCAATTAGACTCTTTCATTATCAATTTAAAAGGGGATTCCAAAGAAATATTGATTTAAATGGATATCCCCCGTAACAACATTTATTTATGCAATTGTTTTTGATTGAGTACTTGGATTACGCTTAGGAATTTTGTTTACTTCATCCCACTTACGCTTTAAATAATCTTTCCACAGTTCCTTTTTCAACCTTTTCCTTTTCGTACTTCCTTTCATCGTAAACACTCTCCTTCATTTATTGTGCTTTAAAAGACGAAAGCAAGAAAGACTTATGGAGCTGATTGTTCATCTGACTCAAAGCTAAATACTTCATCAGCATCCTCATATGGCATTCCATACAATTCCTCATCTTTGTACGTATGAATGTTTTCATACGTGTGACGAAGCTTCTCATAAATACTTTCTTCTGATTCATTCGAAGGCGACCAATATAAAATTTCTAATTCATTGATTTCCCCTGTTGCTATAGATCGACGATGATAACCTATAGATTTAGCGTGTTTAAAGCCTTCACGCTTATAAAAACGTTGCCTTTTTTGTGTATCTGAATCATCATAATCAATTGGTTCAACCTCTAAAATAATTGGTTTACTTTTAGATTTTAATTTATCTAATAACTTTTTTCCTAGCCCTTGTCCTCTTGCCTCATTAGAAACAAAAAGGTAATCGATAAATATAAAGTCATCCATTTCAACATACATTAGCACATGATTTGGGCCATCATCTTTTTTGTATATTTCTCTCTTTTCCTTTAAAAGTAGTTCCATATGCTCTTTCGATTTCATTTCTTCTATAGGAAAGTATTGGTTTAACTTTTCATACCAGTTCATTGATGTTTAACCTCTCTTTTCCTGTTTAATTTAGCTTGCTTTCGTTTAACGCAAGGTAACATATCTCCTTATATTATATGCGATATTTCCAAAATGATAAACAAGATTACTACATGCTTACAACTCATTTTTGTTAATATTATCTGGTTATGACTATCGATCTTTCTCATAATAAAAGATACAATGAAATCCTTTGTATAGCTTGTTTTTTCATAAATAAATGCACTGTTTAAGGTTAGTGTTAAATTTATTCAAACAAAGGGGCGAGACACATGCTTGAATAGCATTAGCTAATGATCCACCAGAGCGGGGTAGAGGAAAATGATCACCCTATAGGCGAAAAAAAGATGACCGTAAAGGCTACTTGCAGTTACGATCATCCTCCGTGTATTATGGTTCTAAATAATTTACTCCTCTTGTATAGCGGTTGTTAGCATTCCATAACAGAAATTCGTAAATATCGTTGTCATATAATGCCCTAATTTGTGCTTCAACTTCATCAACACCATATGTCATGTAATTTCCTGGCCCTAACCATGAAGCAGTGAAATCTTGAATCCACGGACGTGAGACAGGTGGCGTTTCCAATGCACCTAACACTTCATTTTCCACTTTAGCGTACTCATCAACTAATTCATAAGGATATAGGTCAGGTTTATCAATACCAAAGTATGGTGTCCAATGACTTGGATAAATCATCGAAGAGATCACGTCTACGTTATCAGATATTCTTGAAAAATTTTGTCCGATCCCTGGCGCCTCGGAAATTGTCGCTGCATAACCAAAAATGTCAACAGACACGTCTACATCATATGGCTCCAATTGCTCTCTCGCATATGCCACGAAGTCTGTAACTGCATCCACTCGTTTTTGTACGTTGTCATCCCCATCAGTGTATGGCCCAACATCATATTCTAAAATATCATCACGACGCTCGAATCCTTCTGGAAAACGAACATAGTCAAATTGGATTTCTTGAAAGCCCATCTCAGCAGCTTTTATTGCGATATCAATGTTATAATCCCAAACTTCTTTTAAAAAGGGATTAACAAAAGCTTCATTACGATTATTTTTCCAAACTTCACCGTTTTCTAAAAAGGAAAGATCTGGTCTTTTTTCAGCAAGAACGGAATCCTTAAATACAACGACTCTTGCTATCGGATAGATTTCGTGCTCCTCTAGCCTACTCATCATTGCTTCAGTATCTGGGATGAAGTTTTGAGAGATCTCATAATATGGTGAATCTTCGTCAGGGCGATAAGTTAACCAGCCGTGATCCTCTTTAATATCAATTACCATTGAATTCAGCGCTGTCGTATCCAGGAACTCAATTAATTCATCAAAACGTTGAACACCTACCGTATTTCCTGTTACGTATATCCCACGCACCGCATCCGGGTATTCAAACGTATACCCTGAATCAAACACAACAAATCGAGCAACAATGTCTGGCCACTCTCGTTCAACTAGGTTCGTTTGCTTTTCTTGGTGGTATGCAGCTGTTTTTACTTCATCTGCTTCTTCAGCGAAAGCACTTGCTCCACCAAAAACTAGTAAAGCCGTGATACTTGCTAAAAATAGTTTCGTTTTCCCCATCGTATTCACAACCTTTTCTATTTCTGTTATTTCTTAAGGTGCTTCTCAAAATCACCATTATACTAGTAGCCCATTTCCTTTTTGAACTTTCAAAAAATGAATGTTTGGACAACTTATTACCTTAATTATACATTGGAAAGCACCATACACCAATGCACAATTTATATTTCACTATTCCTTTTTTTGTAATAAATAGCTTCATTTCTCTATTATTAGGAATAATATGCTAGAAACATAGAAAATATCATTATTACTTTTTCCTGTTCTCGTTTTTAAGAAATAGAAAAAAGGGATTGACAAATATATAAAAAGTAAATACAATATTGAACAATATACTTTTTTATATAAAGGAGGAGGTACTAATGAAACGTGTCACATTACTTGATGTGTATCAGCACCCTATCGCGCAAAAATATATTACCCGGTCTGGGTTAGCTCATGCTATCTCCACTGCCCAGTATGCATTCGATTATTCGCAAGAATTTGATGTAAATCCTGATCTAGCTGTAAAGGCTGCTTTTTTACATGATATCGGTCATTACACTTGGTATAAAAACGGCTCTTGGGACTACAGCTTATATAAACAAAATGACATCCATGCAATTAAAGGAGCAGAAAGAGCACATAAACTTTTAATTAGACTCGGAGAAAATCCTGTTTTTGCGAAAAAAATTGCTTTAGCTATTTTGCTTCATACAGATTCTTACTTACCTGATGGTAATCTTCAGTTAGAACCGCTTCAAGAAGTGGTTGCATTAGCCGATAAAGCAGATGAAGAACCTGGAGGTAAGCATCACTACAAAACCATTTCAAATAGCGAAGCAATCTTTAAATTAGAGAGCTTAGACAAAAAGGTTGAAGGTAAATTAAACTTGCGCATTAGCTGAAGAAGCCTACAATTTTGTAGTGCTTTATTTTTTTTCTTGACCAGACAGTTACTTACTGATAGATTAATAGTAATAGAAAAACACCCTTTAAAAAGGGGAGTAGCGACCTCACGGTTAACGGATCGTCATTACGGCGAATATTACGCTCGGTCCGTTAAGCTTTGCAATAGCAAAGTACGCAAGACCTTTTTATGAAATGACAGTAGTTCATGCTTACTATTGCCATTTCATAAAAAGGTCTGTTTTTTGTTCATAAAAAAGGAGAAGCGATTAAAATGATGTACTTGATTTTTTTATTAGCAGCAACCATTACTGTTTATTCTTCCATTAAATTATCAACCTATGCAGATGTGCTTAGTGAGCGAACTTCTCTTGGTGGAATGCTAGTTGGAACATTACTGTTAGCAGGGGCAACCTCCTTACCAGAGGTTACTACAAGTGCTAGTGCCGTGTTCTTAAACAACCCTGATATCGCCGTCGGAAATGTATTAGGAAGCAATTTATTCAATTTATTGATTTTAGCGACCATTGACCTTATTTATAGACGAAGACAAATGATGACAGAAATTCATAAAGATCATCTTTTTACAGGCTTTATAAGTCTGGGCCTAACTGGTTTAGTATTGGTTACTATTCTCGTTCCTACTGGAATCACCCTATTCAATATCGGAATTGAGTCATATTTGTTAATTATT is a window from the Evansella cellulosilytica DSM 2522 genome containing:
- the pepF gene encoding oligoendopeptidase F, which encodes MANTTSLPKRDEIPKELTWDLEDIYATNDDWEKDFSQVKEMLPKLKEFKGKLGESADSLYDLLKYQDEVSILLGKLYTYAHMRYDQDTTNSFYQGLNDRASQLLSQVSNAASFVTPELLSIPEEKINQFLDEKDELKLYKHALEKINRQRPHVLSEKEESILAQVSEVTDSSSNTFGMLNNADMKFPSVKDEEGNEIEITHGRYIRFLESDDQRVRSDAFKAVYDTYGKFKNTFASTISGNVKRNIFNANVRNYESARQAALSKNDIPEVVYDQLVSTVNDHLHLLHRYVKLRKKVLGVDELHMYDLYTPLVKEVDMKIPYEEAKDLVTKGVAPLGEEYVSIVEEGFNNRWVDVEENVGKRSGAYSSGAYGTMPYILMNWQDNVNNLFTLAHEFGHSVHSYYTRKHQPYPYANYSIFVAEVASTCNEALLNDYLLKVTDDKQKRLYLLNHFLEGFRGTVFRQTMFAEFEKLMHEKAANGEPLTPDLLSSMYYDLNKKYFGDDIVIDDEIALEWARIPHFYYNFYVYQYATGYSAATALAKQILDEGEPAVQRYIDHFLKAGNSDYPIEVLKKAGVDMTSSEPIKQALAVFEETLTELEELLSEA
- a CDS encoding competence protein CoiA — translated: MFVAMRSNGSILHLLNKNWTREELERDRSIFEYECFICKEKVILKLGTQQSWHFSHMPDSQCTEKRETEDHKKGKLLVANWLQKHGFHPKVEWYIPKMKQRPDVYVEIKKVKYVIEIQRAFLSEEVHRRRDHNYLEQGFVPIWIGLKNKFSHPIMRKTNVLDALLMRPSPQWHAIYLDIKDSVWTIYTNFKYVTRQKTIIFPLHSDFNISPVQLFSLKGLTPTISYTHFLKTFYTHWQYEIKLRRQKCYLSMTRTEKAMLRIFQQYQLNLNYFPALGCLPLQSNFYFNTAPMWWQSWIIIECINKNILNGKIEASKIMNQLYYLIEIGIFHLRPLGKHPKELLFEAITEFFDMLTYFNVLKKQYNNVYFVIHHININKQLDTLCMDDLYIQSKIEGGLCSNVVE
- the cls gene encoding cardiolipin synthase, which produces MLKRIQLIVFLTILCIVLFATRQYWESWVVGVFSILFSLSAFFIAVVIFFENRNPTKTVTWLVVLGTFPIVGFFFYLMFGQNVRKRKSFNKKAIEDEQAFHHMEGNRPLDETKLKRMSDHQQKLFRLANKIGNNPISFQTETKVLTDGKETFTYIVEALKKAENHIHLEYYIVRHDEIGQEIKQILIDKAKAGVAVRFLYDSVGSWKLNNDYVEEMRQAGVKIVPFSPVKFPLFNHRINYRNHRKIIVVDTTYAFIGGLNIGDEYLGKNRYFGHWRDTHLFVQGEAIRSLQLIFLRDWYYETKENAFHQNYLSPSLASKPDDGGVQMIASGPDSRWEILKKLFFTMITSANKSIWIASPYFIPDEDILSALKIAALSGVDVRILVPNRPDKRIVFYASRSYFPELLEAGVKIYEYNRGFMHSKLIIVDHEIASIGTANMDMRSFHLNFEVNAFLYQTSSVERLVSDFIYDMEHSTVIREDVFKNRSFSHKVIESTSRLLSPLL
- the mecA gene encoding adaptor protein MecA, with the translated sequence MEIERINDTTIKFYITYHDMERRGFHKDEIWYNRERGEELFFEMMNEANDQESFELNGPLWVQVHALEKGLEIIVTRGQMSGDGNLKLEIPMDEEKDDMPVDNNIVDMLDSQFAGDKDTELVKDHSLSVVLGFKDLEDIISLSHVFYDEVETSMYSFEGVYYVYVTLDETYTDDEQDNLLSRMLEYGYESDITIHRISEYGKEIFAENALSQLRSKFS
- a CDS encoding TerC family protein, which codes for MSSEFIISLLTIIGIDIILGGDNAIVVALACRKLPPHLRNKAIIAGIMLAIAARAILTLVAVQLLAIPYLMSIGGILLLWIAFKLMTNTEEDHDIRGEAKVSDAIKTIVVADVVMGFDNVLAVAGAANGNGVLVLIGLLVSVPIIIWGSKLILYLMTKFSFIIYIGASILVYTAAKMILHEAAVSDFIDRVGVNATMFTILLVVLTLLGGWLYNRKALQS
- the spxA gene encoding transcriptional regulator SpxA; this translates as MVTLFTSPSCTSCRKAKAWLQENNIEFVERNIFSEPLSVEEVKEVIRMTEDGTDEIISTRSKVFQELDVEVDALPLQTLFQLISDNPGLLRRPIILDEKRIQVGYNEAEIRRFLPRKVRTFQLQEATKKLVNE
- a CDS encoding GNAT family N-acetyltransferase gives rise to the protein MNWYEKLNQYFPIEEMKSKEHMELLLKEKREIYKKDDGPNHVLMYVEMDDFIFIDYLFVSNEARGQGLGKKLLDKLKSKSKPIILEVEPIDYDDSDTQKRQRFYKREGFKHAKSIGYHRRSIATGEINELEILYWSPSNESEESIYEKLRHTYENIHTYKDEELYGMPYEDADEVFSFESDEQSAP
- a CDS encoding putative glycoside hydrolase — encoded protein: MGKTKLFLASITALLVFGGASAFAEEADEVKTAAYHQEKQTNLVEREWPDIVARFVVFDSGYTFEYPDAVRGIYVTGNTVGVQRFDELIEFLDTTALNSMVIDIKEDHGWLTYRPDEDSPYYEISQNFIPDTEAMMSRLEEHEIYPIARVVVFKDSVLAEKRPDLSFLENGEVWKNNRNEAFVNPFLKEVWDYNIDIAIKAAEMGFQEIQFDYVRFPEGFERRDDILEYDVGPYTDGDDNVQKRVDAVTDFVAYAREQLEPYDVDVSVDIFGYAATISEAPGIGQNFSRISDNVDVISSMIYPSHWTPYFGIDKPDLYPYELVDEYAKVENEVLGALETPPVSRPWIQDFTASWLGPGNYMTYGVDEVEAQIRALYDNDIYEFLLWNANNRYTRGVNYLEP
- a CDS encoding HD domain-containing protein translates to MKRVTLLDVYQHPIAQKYITRSGLAHAISTAQYAFDYSQEFDVNPDLAVKAAFLHDIGHYTWYKNGSWDYSLYKQNDIHAIKGAERAHKLLIRLGENPVFAKKIALAILLHTDSYLPDGNLQLEPLQEVVALADKADEEPGGKHHYKTISNSEAIFKLESLDKKVEGKLNLRIS